A genome region from Verrucomicrobiia bacterium includes the following:
- a CDS encoding helix-turn-helix domain-containing protein — protein sequence MPGKGQYTQIRWRLQWIREHEGGRPVAGICRRYPIRPKTFYKWWKRYRQSGKDPKSLADRSRRPHRSPHRAGKALSRRV from the coding sequence GTGCCTGGTAAGGGGCAGTATACGCAGATTCGCTGGCGGTTGCAATGGATTCGGGAGCATGAGGGTGGTCGGCCGGTAGCCGGGATTTGCCGCCGGTATCCGATTCGGCCCAAGACGTTTTACAAGTGGTGGAAGCGGTATCGGCAATCGGGGAAGGATCCGAAGAGTTTGGCGGACCGTTCCCGAAGGCCGCATCGGTCTCCGCACCGAGCGGGCAAGGCACTTTCCCGACGGGTC
- the thiC gene encoding phosphomethylpyrimidine synthase ThiC, whose translation MPFRTSLNGNKTPTQIFFAKNGIITEEMKYVAELEGLDAELIRSEVARGRLIIPANINHKSLVPMGIGKMLKTKINANIGNSAITSNIDKELEKLQFAVRYGADTVMDLSTGGHLNEIRRAIIDASPVPIGTVPIYQMVQQIKKIEDLTPELILDVIEYQARQGVDYMTIHAGVLMRHLPLVKGRITGIVSRGGSLLAAWILAHKKENPMYVHFDKILDICRRYDVTISLGDGLRPGCLADASDRAQFAELDTLGELTKRCWEADVQVMVEGPGHIPLDEIAMNVQRQQEICNEAPFYVLGPLVTDVAPGYDHITSSIGATMAAWAGASLLCYVTPKEHLGLPNAEDVRQGVIAYKIAAHAADVALKKKGVRQRDDELSHARFNFDWERQFELSLDPETARKMHDETLPHPAHKNAEFCSMCGPKFCSMHISKQIADWEAVPVNVEALEVS comes from the coding sequence ATGCCTTTTCGCACATCCTTAAACGGGAATAAAACCCCCACCCAAATCTTTTTTGCCAAAAACGGCATAATCACCGAGGAAATGAAATACGTGGCCGAACTGGAAGGGCTCGACGCTGAATTAATCCGTTCGGAAGTCGCCCGCGGGCGCTTGATTATTCCGGCCAACATCAATCACAAATCCCTCGTGCCGATGGGCATCGGCAAAATGCTGAAAACCAAAATCAACGCCAACATCGGTAACTCGGCGATAACCTCAAACATCGACAAGGAGTTGGAAAAGCTGCAGTTCGCGGTGAGATACGGCGCCGACACGGTGATGGATCTTTCCACCGGCGGGCACTTGAACGAAATCCGGAGGGCAATTATCGACGCCTCCCCCGTGCCCATCGGCACCGTGCCGATTTATCAGATGGTTCAGCAAATCAAGAAAATCGAAGACCTGACCCCGGAGCTGATTCTCGACGTGATTGAATATCAGGCCCGGCAGGGGGTCGACTATATGACCATCCACGCCGGCGTTTTGATGCGCCACCTGCCGTTGGTAAAAGGTCGCATCACCGGCATTGTATCCCGCGGTGGCTCCCTTCTGGCCGCCTGGATTCTGGCTCATAAAAAAGAGAATCCTATGTACGTCCATTTCGACAAAATTTTGGACATCTGCCGCCGGTACGACGTCACGATTTCGCTGGGCGACGGGCTGCGCCCCGGCTGTCTGGCGGATGCCTCCGACCGCGCCCAGTTTGCCGAGCTGGATACGTTGGGCGAGCTGACCAAAAGATGCTGGGAGGCCGACGTGCAGGTGATGGTGGAAGGCCCCGGCCACATTCCGCTGGATGAAATTGCCATGAACGTCCAGCGCCAGCAGGAAATCTGCAACGAAGCCCCCTTTTATGTTCTGGGACCTTTGGTGACCGATGTGGCCCCCGGTTATGACCACATCACCTCTTCTATTGGCGCCACAATGGCCGCCTGGGCCGGCGCTTCACTGCTTTGCTACGTAACCCCCAAGGAGCATCTCGGACTGCCCAATGCGGAGGACGTCCGCCAAGGAGTAATCGCCTACAAAATCGCCGCCCATGCCGCCGATGTCGCCCTGAAGAAAAAAGGCGTCCGCCAGCGGGACGACGAGCTTTCCCACGCCCGCTTCAATTTCGACTGGGAGCGGCAGTTCGAGCTTTCGTTGGACCCGGAGACGGCGCGAAAGATGCACGATGAGACCCTTCCCCATCCGGCTCACAAAAACGCCGAGTTCTGCTCAATGTGCGGCCCCAAATTCTGCAGCATGCACATCTCCAAGCAGATTGCCGACTGGGAAGCCGTCCCCGTGAACGTCGAAGCGCTGGAAGTTTCGTAA